The Mycolicibacterium mageritense genome contains a region encoding:
- a CDS encoding class I SAM-dependent methyltransferase: MTGSSNSPFDFDALYRGESPAEGVPAVTTPPWDTKAPKENVVAWAEAGLVHGDVLDIGCGLGDNAVYLAQQGFSVTGLDISPTALITAERRAADANVNIRFAVADATRLDGYDAAFDTVIDSGMYHCLDDDAKRSYAAAVHRATRPGATLLLGAFSDANLAADPEWAAPSVSEETLRTTLDDAGWDITSLTTEVATLPHNASQATFWLLQAQRR, translated from the coding sequence ATGACAGGCTCCAGCAATTCACCCTTCGACTTCGACGCGCTGTACCGCGGCGAGAGCCCGGCCGAGGGCGTCCCCGCGGTCACCACCCCGCCCTGGGATACCAAGGCCCCGAAAGAGAATGTCGTCGCGTGGGCCGAAGCCGGCCTGGTACACGGTGACGTACTCGACATCGGCTGCGGGCTCGGCGACAACGCCGTGTACCTGGCCCAGCAGGGATTCTCCGTCACCGGGCTCGACATCTCCCCGACCGCACTGATCACCGCCGAGCGCCGCGCGGCCGACGCGAACGTGAACATCCGCTTCGCGGTCGCCGACGCCACGCGGCTCGACGGCTACGACGCGGCGTTCGACACCGTGATCGACAGCGGCATGTATCACTGCCTGGACGACGATGCGAAGCGCAGCTACGCCGCGGCCGTACACCGCGCGACCCGGCCGGGCGCGACGCTCTTGCTCGGCGCGTTCTCCGATGCCAACCTCGCGGCCGACCCGGAGTGGGCCGCGCCGTCGGTGTCGGAGGAGACGCTGCGCACGACGCTCGACGACGCGGGTTGGGACATCACGTCGCTCACCACCGAAGTCGCCACACTTCCCCACAACGCGTCGCAGGCAACCTTCTGGCTGCTGCAGGCCCAGCGGCGCTGA
- a CDS encoding serine hydrolase domain-containing protein, translating to MNLDGNQASIREAIDAGLLAGAVTLVWQAGKVLQVNELGHRDVDAKLPMQRDTIFRIASMSKPVTIAAAMALREEGKLALDEPVTKWLPELADMRVLREPTGPLDRTEPARRPITFDDLMTHRSGLAYVFSVVGPLSREYGRLPMRQDQDRWLAALAELPLAHQPGARLTYSHGTDVLGIALSRIEGKPLSQVLTERIFAPLGMSDTGFSVTPAGRRRAATMYQLDADNMLRHDVMGPPPIVDPPFCTGGAGLFSTADDYLAFARMLLAGGTVDGVRVLSQESVTLMRTDRLTAEQKQYPFLGAPFWVGRGFGLNLSVVTDPAKSRQLFGPGGLGTFSWPGAYGTWWQADPSAELILLYLIQNHPEMSVDAAAVSGNTSLARLQVAQPRFVRRTYQALEI from the coding sequence GTGAACCTCGACGGGAATCAAGCCTCCATCCGGGAGGCGATCGACGCCGGGTTGCTCGCCGGTGCGGTCACGCTGGTGTGGCAGGCCGGCAAGGTCCTGCAGGTCAACGAGCTGGGCCACCGCGACGTCGACGCCAAGCTGCCCATGCAGCGCGACACGATCTTCCGGATCGCGTCCATGTCCAAGCCCGTGACGATCGCCGCCGCGATGGCGCTGCGCGAAGAGGGCAAGCTCGCGCTGGACGAGCCGGTGACGAAATGGCTTCCCGAGCTGGCCGACATGCGGGTGCTGCGCGAGCCCACCGGACCGCTCGACCGCACAGAGCCGGCGCGACGGCCCATCACGTTCGACGACCTCATGACGCACCGCAGCGGGCTGGCCTACGTGTTCTCGGTCGTGGGTCCGCTCAGCCGCGAGTACGGCCGGTTGCCGATGCGTCAGGATCAGGACCGCTGGCTCGCCGCGCTCGCCGAACTGCCGCTGGCCCATCAGCCCGGCGCACGGCTCACCTACAGCCATGGCACCGACGTGCTGGGCATCGCGCTGTCCCGGATCGAGGGCAAGCCGTTGTCGCAGGTGCTGACCGAACGCATCTTCGCGCCGCTGGGCATGTCCGACACGGGCTTCTCGGTCACCCCGGCGGGACGGCGCCGCGCCGCCACGATGTATCAGCTCGACGCCGACAACATGCTGCGCCACGACGTGATGGGTCCGCCGCCGATCGTCGACCCGCCGTTCTGCACCGGCGGGGCCGGGTTGTTCTCGACGGCCGACGACTACCTCGCGTTCGCCCGCATGTTGTTGGCGGGCGGGACCGTCGACGGAGTGCGGGTGTTGTCGCAGGAATCGGTCACGCTGATGCGCACCGACCGGCTGACCGCCGAGCAGAAGCAGTACCCGTTCCTGGGGGCGCCGTTCTGGGTGGGACGCGGCTTCGGCCTCAACCTGTCCGTCGTCACCGACCCGGCCAAGTCCCGGCAGCTGTTCGGGCCTGGCGGCCTCGGCACGTTCAGTTGGCCTGGCGCATACGGCACCTGGTGGCAGGCCGACCCGTCGGCGGAGCTGATCCTGCTCTACCTCATCCAGAACCATCCGGAGATGTCGGTCGATGCGGCGGCCGTGTCCGGCAACACGTCGTTGGCCAGGCTGCAGGTCGCACAACCACGATT
- the pyrR gene encoding bifunctional pyr operon transcriptional regulator/uracil phosphoribosyltransferase PyrR produces MNSSGTDRELLSAADVGRTISRIAHQIIEKTALDDPAERPRVVLLGIPTRGVTLATRLADKINEFAGVTLPHGALDITLYRDDLNFKPPRPLAATSIPAGGIDDAVVILVDDVLYSGRSVRSALDALRDIGRPRIVQLAVLVDRGHRELPVRADYVGKNVPTSRSESVHVLFTEHDDRDGVVISK; encoded by the coding sequence ATGAACTCTTCAGGTACCGACCGGGAATTGCTGTCCGCGGCGGACGTCGGCCGCACCATTTCCCGGATCGCGCATCAGATCATCGAGAAGACCGCGCTGGATGATCCGGCCGAGCGGCCCCGCGTCGTCCTCCTCGGCATCCCCACCCGCGGTGTGACGTTGGCCACCAGGTTGGCGGACAAGATCAACGAATTTGCGGGCGTCACCCTTCCGCACGGTGCGTTGGACATCACGCTGTATCGCGACGACCTGAACTTCAAACCGCCGCGACCGTTGGCGGCCACCTCGATTCCCGCGGGCGGCATCGACGACGCGGTCGTCATCCTGGTCGACGACGTGCTCTATTCCGGGCGCTCCGTGCGCTCAGCCCTCGACGCCCTGCGCGACATCGGCAGGCCACGCATCGTGCAGCTCGCGGTCCTGGTCGACCGCGGGCATCGCGAACTGCCGGTACGCGCCGACTACGTGGGCAAGAACGTGCCGACCTCACGCAGCGAAAGCGTGCATGTGCTGTTCACCGAGCATGACGACCGTGACGGGGTGGTGATATCCAAATGA